The window TTGCTGAAAATTGACGACACACATCCTGGCCTGCGTTCGCAGCTAGATGAGGGATCATTCGGCGTTAAAAGGACAAAGAAACCGTTTTCAAGGCAATGGAGGCAAGGCTGACTGGAATTTCTCATATCACAAGTTCGATAGCAGCTAGACAGCGATGGTGCCGCAGCCACACCATTCGATCTGCGATTATTAGTCATACGTTAGATGATGCacatttaactaaaaaacaagACGTGACACAAGATTTGTCAAAGggtgtgattaaaaaaaacagcagTCAACTAGCTCGATTAATTAGTGGAATAAAACGAAATATCAACCCGTTTGataaagttttaaacaaaaataatttatacaacATTTCTACTAGCCAAGCTGCACCAGAAAATGTCACTGACTTTTTGTTGAGTGTTGAAGAAACTGGAAATCAGCAGAgacaaaaatttatacaattgTGTGTAGACGATCCAAGTAAGTTTGATCAGGCTATTTCACAAAATAAACTTCATACTTTTGGCAAGCTTCTTTACATTTCCATGCAAAAAGAAGTTGATATTGCAAAGGTTCCTGCGTACCCATTAACGCCAGTACCTTTGTCAATGTGCCATCTTGATGGTTCTATTTGCAAGACTGAAAAATCGGCTCTGATGAAATTGTTGGAGAAAGAAGTTCAATCACAAGCACCTACAAACACAGATGTGATTATCTACGATGGATTTTTCATTCTTCACTTGATGAAAGAAGTACCAAATACTTTTGGAAACATTTCTCTACAACTTCTGCAGTGGATTTGTGCAACTCCAGCAAAAGTTATTATAGTCACATTCGACAGATACATTTTCCCGTCTATAAAATATACGGAGCGTAAAATGAGGGGTATGGAAATATCTGATTATCGGATTGATGGTCCCGATCAGTTGCGAACGAAAGATTTGGCTACGGAGTTGAAAAATCCGAATTTCAAAGAAGCAATCGTCAATTTCTTCATTCAACACTGGGCTGAAAATCACATGGCaccttatataaataataataaagagacTTATATCAACTGTGAATCATGTTATAAATATCAAGTGAACGATGGAAAAATTGTCAAAACGTTGGAGCCGTCATTGACGTGCCCCGCGCACGAGGAAGCGGACACCAAAATGATTTTTCACGTTTCGCAGTTGAAGTTCGATGCGAATATTACAATTCGTTGCTCTGATACAGATGTGTTAATCATCATGCTCGGTAATATGTCTCAAATACGTTACAACCATCACATTCATATGGAAGTTGGTACCGGCAATCACCATCGCTTTATTGATGTTACGAAATTATTCGACACTCTTGGAAAAGATGTGAGCGAAGCGCTGCCTGCCTTCCATGCTTTCACCGGGTGCGACTTCAATCCATCATTTTTCCGCAAAGGAAAAAAGCGACCGCTGGCAATAATGAGAGAAAGTTCTCGCTTCATTGAAGCATTCACACAAATGTCGATGCCATCGCATGAGAAGAGTGAACCTTTTAAAGTGATTGAAGAGTATATCTGTGCTGTGtacggatttaaaaaattacaaaaagttaaCCAGGCAAGAGAAGCaacttttcataaaaattacaaaattggtAGAAATGACGTCTTTGAGTTGCCGAAAACAAATATTGATGGGTCAAGTCTACCGCCGTGCCAAGCTGAATTAGTCAATCAATTTTCAAGAGCATGTTACATATCCGAAACATAGGCACATGCACACCTAAAAGTGCCCAATGGAAATGATCCATCGGAATATGGATGGACACAAGTCAATGATACTTTTAGGTACATCTGGTTTACTGGAAGACAGTTACCAGTTTCTGTCGATGACATCACTATGTAAGAaggtgaaaattttttaatttactctatacttttattatatttcgtTTGATACGGTGCGTAAATgcttacatattatttttttttatagataacaTTAGTGATGATGATGACCTAATATCACAGGCAAGCTCTGATAGTGAGTCTGAATGCGATGATCAAGATAACGATAGTTGTACCAGTCACAGTGAAGATGAAATTGATGATGAACAGTGAATAGcctttattttgacaaaaacttgCCTTTTTGActacaaaatgtattttttaataatttttttttaaactgtaaattatatataattttcattaattacataaataaaattcaattaattaaaatttataacaatttataaTGAGAAATATCTGCTACAATGCATGAAATATATGTATCACTAACAGGTTTGTACGTATCATGTAAAATTTAcgtcaaataatattataataataatgtaagtcaTTTTAACCCTgctgaaatttttatagatggtagtttatgtaattatttaaataaaaaaatcgtcagccGGCTGCATGTCGGTGGAAAGCCCGTCAGCTGATACACTTAACAACGCGGGTGGGTGGCATATGTGATTTACGCGCTACACCTTTCACAGCGCTAGCTAACGCCTTTTCCACCGACATACAATCggctgacgatttttttatttaaataattatataaactatCATCTCTATAAATTTCAGCAGGGTTGAAAtgactgaaattaaaaaaatttttacatgttttcATGGTCAGCTGACGGGCTTTCCACCAACATACAGCCggctgatgattttttttatttaaataattatataaactaccatctacaaaaatttcggCAGGGTTGAAATGAcggaaagttgaaattttttttacgtgtTTTCGGCCCTCCCATTGGCCCACCCACCGCTGGTGCGCTAGCTGATGGTCATTTTGCCTTAAAGCACAACGAAATTTAGTACTCCACAAAGTTTGGTCAGTTGAAATTGGTCAAAAAAATCTGTCACTGGCTCCCGGGCTAGATTTGCAAACATCAATCCGCAATAATTACTAATTATAATATAGATGAAGTATGTAATACACTGACACtagatagtaaaaatatattatatgaaaTTGCTACCGGAAATAAAGCAAGAGACGAACTGTTTTTgccattcaaaataaaaaacgtaactaaatcaagaaaaataaaagaaaaggacATTAGCACTGAAGTATTAGATAATTCTAacactataataaataaatcgcTTGAAACTGGTGAAGCTACTAGAACTAGCGAAGAAACAGAAGATTTTAGTAAaagagaaaatgtaaaaatgggaaaattttttaagtcaacTTGGCGATACGGTCAAGAAGTCCATTGATGATGATCCAGATGGATTTATACCAGCAGTTGCGGTTTGCATAAActcgtataataaaaatatcaattctTCTTCCACACTAATGAGCTCGTTGCATAATGCTTTTAAACCTTGTAATTTTCAAGTCGTCAGATCGTCTACACatcaaaaaatatccagaaaaggaaaaaaaatatcgatGCAACCTACGTCTATCGCAAGAAGGTCCATGCTTGCGGACGTAGAAAACTTCAAGCTGAGAGGAAAGTCGCATCTTtgacaaagaaaaaattgaaagccCCTCATAATCTGCAAGCATGTGTTCAACAAAATATCCAACTAGGAGATAACAAGTTTGCAAAGTAGATATGCAGTGGAAGCAcgaaatagataataaataattgtccTTATCTCCTCTATCTTATAATACGCAATATGAATGTTcctcattttaaatatatttagtattattttttgtttagtgtatggagtatttattttatttctctataatttaatattatttacttgacaaaaacaaatattcagtAATGGCCTATAGAACAAAGCTTATATTAATtagtaaacattaaaatattctattgcCTAAACATATAATAATGTATGTACGTTAGTACGGATTTAGAAAAACGTATTAAAACAAACTATACGtttggtgtatttttttctgtatgattctaacatttattttaaaaattgatccCACTTTTAATTTGAGCTTTGTAACGAAAAACCTACTTTTATATGGAATACTacaaattttactatttaaatgaCCTTTCGTTTTCTTCCTCtaaatatacagtgcgaacgcgCAAGTCCGAACAAATTCGCTTAAAAATGTCGATTTTTCTTTCTACCTATCTTTGTTAACCAAAAATTAGTTGCAACTAActtcattttatatttgtaCATTTTCTAAATCTACTGTTGATTCTTGACACATTTTGGTAAAGGTGCTACAGCTTTCAACTGTTTTTTGAGTAACCGACACGTTTGAAAAGTTTTAAGCATTTTGAAAGACTATAAAATGGAAACTGTTTGAAGTGTTTAATAAGGGGTATGATGATACCAACTACAgggtagaacaaaaaaaaacaattttttagcaatttttgagTATTCTGTTACTGATATCATAGCATACCTTATCAGCAACTAAGATATGAATGTGAAAGTCATTTTTCTCCAAGTTTATATTTTGCATTCCtgcaaaatgtctttttttaaacatcagtaactcaaaaacaataatttaaagtagatccataatatattaaacaaaatatgtcgAGACTACGTAACTTTTTGTCATAACCCTGTATATAAGGAGgcaataaatataccaatattaaaatatcatagaTCAATATTGTAGGAACACCTTTGgtatctgtattttttttagaaaaacttaacagttttttataTAAGGGGATAAGAAACAATAAATGGCATAATTTGTACACATTCTGCGATGTCGAACGCTATTTACGAAGCCTTGGTTGAAACAGTGCGTTCACACGCGCTGTTTACGAGCCGTCTTCGGGTGAATATCGGTTGCGATATGATACGCTAGATACAAATATGCAAGCGGgttatattgataaaataatctTACAATTATCCGCGTTAcggtattttagttttaatttttacgtgCTTGAAAGACggtggatttttattttttcgctGTGAGTTTTTATCTGTGATTTgttattagaatatttatattgattCCGTTCTActttatgaacttttaaaactgTGGTTTGGACCTTCTTTGTGTTTTGTAGGACAGGCAGTAGCcgtgtttattaattattacttgtcTTCTTAAAATGGTGAAAGACAAGTAATAATCGAGTCCGTTATATTACAATTACAATCCGTATATTTACAGAGCAGGGGTTAATGTTGACCGATTGATTAAGATTGCTTTGCTTGATTGGTGTTGAGTTTTCAGCTTTGCTTCACGAATGTCATCCGTAAGCGCTTGTACAAAAACATCATAACGCCATCCTTTAAATCATACTGTTTTGCGTCATTAATAGGGTGCCGAATTAAagtacattttcccaaataactgcctatgcttaatcatagaaattggtaatgggggattgttagattttaaggacacatttgttcattaatttttaagcaaCTAAACCCCTGTTACCcgatttgtaataataaagattaatagCAATTAGATCTCATTATAACCGGACGGTCTACTTTTAATATCTACCTGGTTTCTCCACTATTTAAAGGCGAATTAAGTGAATTGtataattttgttcttttcgggaaaaattccaatttccAGATCTCCATTTCCGGATATCCAACCAGCACAGCAATTCACACAAATATATCAACATTTTGACCGTTGCAATAAAAAAACGTTCTAGAATGCTTTAACGTTCCTTAGCAGTGCATACACCCTTTGACATGATTAGGTAAACTGCGTGCTGCTGccgtatataaaataaattttaaattgacgAATAGAGGAAGATGAGTCCTGATTGGTGGATTATTGAGTTCCTTTTATTGCGCTGCTAACTTGAAAGGGTGAGCTGACTAGTTCGAAGTAAAGGCGCTTACAGGTGTGCGCTCGGGTATGCACTTAGCATAagttaaacttattttatgttGAATTAGTTTAACAACCTATAGAATGGCCTTATTCGACACAGACATAGAATCTGCGGTGAGGAAGAGGAGTCGAGTTTTTGCTTTAAGAGttatataaatttgattttttccctCACATCTTCAATTACCGTCAATTAGTATGAACGTATTGTATTCATGTCACCTTGACATGTTCATTTATTCATTATCATTTATTCCATAAcagattttctacaaaatgtttaagttatttaatatatttgtgatattaaatttactgtttttaactcataaatttattattgccGAAGAGCAAACTGAAATAAAGACAGACAGAGATTCAATAAAGGCGAAAATAGGCAACTTAGAAAAGAAATACCCAGACTCTCGGATAATAAAGGGAAAAAGCTGCTCTACAGAAAAATACCCTTTCATGGCTTTAGTAATCATGAAGAATAGTTACAACGATGCTTGGTTAAGAGTATGTGGTGGGTCATTACTAAATGAAAATTGGGTGCTTACCGCAGCTCATTGCGTAAAAAAAGGAAGACAATACGCAATTAAATATCACCTTAGTTATAAAAACAGCGAAACCATACCAGTAGAGGAAAAATTTGTACATCCCCAATTTCAAAAAGACAGTTTTAGAAATGATATAGCTTTGCTTATGTTAAAAAAACCAATAGAGCAATCGTCGCATGTAGGGTATGTAAGATTGCCAATTAGAAACGAATACATGGACGATCCTCCGTGTGAAATTGCTCTCGTAATGGGATACGGTGTTACTCAAACCGGTAGGGTCC of the Anthonomus grandis grandis chromosome 3, icAntGran1.3, whole genome shotgun sequence genome contains:
- the LOC126734666 gene encoding trypsin-4-like translates to MFKLFNIFVILNLLFLTHKFIIAEEQTEIKTDRDSIKAKIGNLEKKYPDSRIIKGKSCSTEKYPFMALVIMKNSYNDAWLRVCGGSLLNENWVLTAAHCVKKGRQYAIKYHLSYKNSETIPVEEKFVHPQFQKDSFRNDIALLMLKKPIEQSSHVGYVRLPIRNEYMDDPPCEIALVMGYGVTQTGRVPKVTDLQCAKIPIITYEECHSLYQVNHRISTVPKTLCTLSSEGIDACQGDSGGPLLCGDIQFGIVSWGVDCGVTTNPGVYTKVDRYLDFIKENLNDLPQHLLMKGNVMLLSC